AAAAATACGGAATGGAATTTTTGAGCCTGATTAATGAATATGTTATAGAAAAAGGAATAAGTTAATATTCTTAAATAGTATAAGATAAATGATGATTTTATCGGAATTTTGGAATCGTAACTGATATATTATATAGCGAGAATAGATAACAGGAGGTTTTATGAAAAAAGGAATATTTTTACTTATGGCAGTATTGGTGTTTTTAGGATTCTCTATGGTTAAAAGTAATAATATATCAGGAAATAAGGCAGCCAAAAAAGAGTTTGAAATAAAAAGCGGTTCTGTGTATTATCTGGATAAAAAAGTGAAAAGCCTTGATGCAGCGACATTTAAAACACTTAATAAATATTATGCCGAAGATAAAAACGGAATTTATTTTTATGATGATTCGAAAATAGAAACAGAAAATCCTGTGATAAAGACTTCGGGTAGTGTACTTCCTGAAACGGAATATTTGGTTTTTGAAGAATACATATTTTACAAAGGTAATTTTTATATGAGCGGCAGATTAATCGGAGAGAGTCATGGAAATAGATTTGATTTTGATAAAAAAACACTGAAGATAACAGGGATTCAGCCAGTAGAGGGGGAGATTCCCTGCGGAGGAAAAGACTGGTCCGGTTCGTGCAGTATTATACATCGTGATTTGATTTTTTCTGATAAAGATGGTGTATATATAACTATTGAACATATGGACATATGGAAGTTCAACGGGATTGACCCGGGAACTTTTGAAAAAACAGGCGACAGTCAATATAAAGATAAGAACGGCAGCTATACAATGGAAGAATTATGGGAAAGAGCAGTACAAAACTGGAGAAAAATTAAGTAAAACAATATAGTAAAGCTCTGGCGGTGAGATTTTAGACAGATAGTATAGTATCAAATACAAATTTTTGAAAAATACAATTATAATAAAAAACCGGAGAAATAAGAACATATTAAATGTCCTGATTCTCCGGTTTTTCTGCTAGTTTAGCATTTTTGAAATATAGATATTAATTTTTGAAAACAAATTTTATTCCACAGTAACAGATTTAGCAAGGTTTCTTGGCTTATCCACATCATTGCCTTTAGCAACTGCCAGATGGTAGGCGAATAACTGATGAATAATAATACTCAGGAAACAAGCTAGATCATCATTAACTTTTGGTATGTAAAATACTTTGTCACATACTTCCTCGATATTTTTCGTTCCTTCTTTAGCAATGGCTATAACATAAGCACCTCTTGCTTTTACCTCTTTTATATTAGAAATAGATTTATCCAGTAATGAATCCTGTGTAACATTAATTACTACAGGTACTCCGTCATCAATCAGTGCAATGGTACCATGCTTTAATTCACCAGAAGGAAAAGCTTCCGAGTGAATATATGATATTTCCTTTGATTTTAATGAACCTTCCAGTGCAGTGAGGTAATCAAGACCTCTTCCAAGATAGAACATGCT
The sequence above is drawn from the Sebaldella sp. S0638 genome and encodes:
- a CDS encoding DKNYY domain-containing protein, translating into MKKGIFLLMAVLVFLGFSMVKSNNISGNKAAKKEFEIKSGSVYYLDKKVKSLDAATFKTLNKYYAEDKNGIYFYDDSKIETENPVIKTSGSVLPETEYLVFEEYIFYKGNFYMSGRLIGESHGNRFDFDKKTLKITGIQPVEGEIPCGGKDWSGSCSIIHRDLIFSDKDGVYITIEHMDIWKFNGIDPGTFEKTGDSQYKDKNGSYTMEELWERAVQNWRKIK